From a single Callithrix jacchus isolate 240 chromosome 5, calJac240_pri, whole genome shotgun sequence genomic region:
- the TSC22D1 gene encoding TSC22 domain family protein 1 isoform X3 codes for MHQPPESAAAAAADLSARKMAHPAMFARRGSGGGSASALGAAGTGVASNATSSEDFPPPSLLQPPPPAAASSASGPQPPPPQSLNLLSQAQLQAQPLAPGGTQMKKKSGFQITSVTPAQISASISSNNSIAEDTESYDDLDESHTEDLSSSEILDVSLSRATDLGEPERSSSEETLNNFQEAETPGAVSPNQPHLPQPHLPHLPQQSAVINGNAHPHHLHHHHHIHHGHHLQHGHHPSHAAVATASIPGGPPSSPVSRKLPTTGSSDSITPVAPTSAVSSSGSPASMVTNMRTPSTTGGIGISSVTGTNTVNNVNITAVGSFSPNVTSSMPGNANVSASNIPSAASVSAGPGVPSGVNVNILSGMGNGTVSSSAAANSVPNAAAGMTGGLVSSQQQQPTVNTSRFRVVKLDSSSEPFKKGRWTCTEFYEKESAAPAAEGVINKGVETVKQSPMEAASERESTSGSSVSSSVSTLSHYTESVGSGEMGAPTVVVQQQPALQGVTLQQMDFGSTGPQSISQSQISQLQSQELSYQQKQGLQPVPLQATMSAATGVQPSPVNVVAVTSALGQQPSISSLAQPQLPYSQAAPPVQTPLPGAPPPQQLQYGQQQPMLSTQMAPGHVKSVTQNPASEYVQQQPVLQTAVSSTQPSSAGVGVGTTVIPVVQPQSIQLPVQPTAVPAQPAGASVQPVGQAQTAGSAVPTGSQIANIGQQANIPTAVQQPSTQVPPSVIQQGAPPSSQVATPAQAGIIHQGVQTSAPSLPQQLVIAPQSHVLTLPPQPQGVEPVGQGVLSQQLSAVSPLPSASNISVTSQVSSTGPSGMPSAPTNLVPPQNIAQTPATQNGNLVQSVSQPPLIATNINVPLAQQIPLSSTQFSAQSLAQAIGSQIEDARRPAEPSLVGLPQTVSGDSGGMSAVSDGSSSSLAASASLFPLKVLPLATPLVDGEDESASLLPEVKGVILEPQIQPRPRRAFDVRGPLSPLNPWRQNIQLLERVGKDNKQISFNW; via the coding sequence ATGCACCAGCCGCCCGAGTCCGCCGCCGCGGCCGCCGCAGACCTCAGCGCCAGGAAGATGGCGCACCCGGCGATGTTCGCTCGAAGGGGCAGCGGTGGCGGCAGCGCCTCTGCGCTCGGTGCAGCAGGTACCGGCGTCGCCAGCAACGCCACCTCTTCCGAGGATTTTCCGCCGCCGTCGCTGCTCCAGCCGCCGCCCCCCGCCGCAGCATCTTCTGCGTCGGGACCACAGCCCCCGCCTCCACAAAGCCTGAACCTTCTTTCGCAGGCCCAGCTGCAGGCACAGCCTCTTGCGCCAGGCGGGactcaaatgaaaaagaaaagtggcTTCCAGATAACCAGCGTGACTCCGGCTCAGATCTCCGCTAGCATCAGCTCCAACAACAGTATCGCAGAGGACACGGAGAGCTATGACGACCTGGATGAGTCTCACACGGAAGACCTCTCTTCTTCGGAGATCCTCGACGTGTCACTCTCCAGGGCTACTGACTTAGGGGAGCCCGAACGCAGCTCCTCGGAAGAGACCCTAAATAACTTCCAGGAAGCCGAGACCCCTGGGGCGGTCTCTCCCAACCAgccccaccttcctcagcctcattTGCCTCACCTTCCACAACAGAGTGCTGTGATCAATGGGAATGCTCATCcacaccacctccatcaccaccatcacattCATCATGGGCACCACCTCCAGCATGGGCACCATCCATCTCATGCTGCTGTGGCCACTGCATCCATTCCTGGTGGGCCACCCTCAAGCCCAGTATCTAGAAAACTTCCTACAACTGGAAGCTCTGACAGTATCACACCAGTTGCACCAACTTCTGCTGTATCATCCAGTGGTTCACCTGCATCTATGGTGACTAATATGCGTACTCCAAGTACTACCGGCGGAATAGGTATAAGTTCTGTCACTGGCACTAATACAGTGAATAATGTTAACATTACTGCTGTGGGTAGTTTTAGTCCTAATGTGACAAGCAGCATGCCTGGTAATGCTAATGTAAGTGCAAGCAATATTCCTAGTGCTGCTAGTGTGAGTGCTGGGCCTGGTGTTCCCAGTGGTGTTAATGTGAATATCTTGAGTGGCATGGGCAATGGTACTGTGTCTTCCTCCGCTGCTGCTAACAGTGTCCCTAATGCAGCCGCAGGGATGACTGGGGGATTGGTTTCAAGTCAGCAGCAACAACCAACAGTTAATACTTCGAGGTTCAGAGTTGTGAAGTTAGATTCTAGTTCTGAGCCCTTTAAAAAAGGTAGATGGACTTGCACTGAGTTCTATGAAAAAGAGAGTGCCGCACCTGCTGCAGAAGGTGTGATAAATAAAGGGGTGGAGACTGTAAAGCAAAGTCCGATGGAAGCGGCTTCTGAGAGGGAGAGCACCAGTGGGAGTTCCGTGAGCAGTAGTGTCAGCACACTGAGTCACTATACAGAGAGTGTGGGAAGCGGAGAGATGGGAGCCCCCACTGTGGTGGTGCAGCAGCAGCCAGCTCTCCAGGGTGTGACCCTCCAGCAGATGGATTTTGGTAGCACTGGTCCACAGAGTATTTCTCAGTCACAGATCTCACAATTACAGTCTCAAGAACTGAGCTATCAGCAAAAGCAAGGTCTTCAGCCAGTACCTCTGCAAGCCACTATGAGTGCTGCAACTGGTGTCCAGCCCTCGCCTGTAAATGTGGTTGCTGTAACTTCAGCTTTAGGTCAGCAGCCTTCCATTTCCAGTTTGGCTCAACCCCAACTACCGTATTCTCAGGCGGCTCCTCCAGTGCAAACTCCCCTTCCAGGGGCACCACCTCCACAGCAGTTACAGTATGGACAACAGCAGCCAATGCTTTCTACACAGATGGCCCCAGGCCATGTCAAATCAGTGACTCAAAATCCTGCTTCAGAGTATGTACAACAGCAGCCAGTTCTTCAAACAGCAGTGTCCTCCACACAGCCCAGTTCTGCAGGAGTGGGAGTAGGAACAACGGTGATTCCTGTGGTTCAGCCACAGAGTATCCAGTTGCCAGTACAGCCCACAGCAGTCCCAGCACAACCTGCAGGGGCATCTGTCcagcctgttggccaggctcagaCAGCAGGGTCTGCTGTACCTACTGGCAGTCAGATTGCAAATATCGGTCAGCAAGCAAACATACCTACTGCAGTGCAGCAGCCCTCTACCCAAGTTCCACCTTCAGTTATTCAGCAAGGTGCTCCTCCGTCTTCGCAAGTGGCTACACCTGCTCAAGCTGGGATTATTCATCAGGGAGTTCAAACTAGCGCTCCAAGCCTTCCTCAACAGTTGGTTATTGCACCCCAAAGTCACGTGTTaactctgcctccccagccacaaGGAGTAGAACCAGTAGGTCAAGGAGTTCTTTCGCAGCAGCTGTCTGCAGTTAGTCCTTTGCCCTCTGCTAGTAATATTTCTGTTACAAGTCAGGTTAGTTCAACTGGTCCTTCTGGAATGCCTTCTGCCCCAACAAACTTGGTTCCACCACAGAATATAGCACAAACCCCTGCCACCCAAAATGGTAATCTGGTTCAAAGTGTTAGTCAACCTCCCTTGATAGCCACTAATATAAATGTGCCTTTGGCACAGCAGATACCACTGAGTTCTACCCAGTTCTCTGCACAATCGTTAGCTCAGGCAATTGGAAGCCAGATTGAAGATGCCAGGCGCCCAGCGGAGCCGTCCTTAGTTGGCTTACCTCAGACCGTCAGTGGTGACAGTGGGGGAATGTCAGCAGTTTCAGATGGGAGTAGCAGCAGCCTAGCagcctctgcttctctcttcccGTTGAAGGTGCTACCGCTGGCGACACCTCTGGTGGATGGCGAGGATGAGAG
- the LOC144582792 gene encoding uncharacterized protein LOC144582792: protein MNEGEPAARTRRGDPSSPSPSAFPSGRTPPFLFRFTWGVGQDGGEEEREMPTFSGRLRSRPGPLLPPRRPLRSEAAPSHRRPPLATPRPQPPASPALSAAPTSPPGPARPSPRAPQTLSNPLGSRRLLAEETLAAAGAGPARLRAGRRRRGARYGEPSNQARAGAQRRRVLAEHGRGAAAAAAGAQGPLHHWQPWSPSIFLPRGRRLRSARVLGEEGAGARGSPEGGGTCAGAEGATLSCPLPPQPARPRPAAPTAGREGAAGGGGSFLGGVGGQTGWCSDCSRRRSKEREPQHHEFQFPGARCCHDMSQAFFPGARRKPPPPCRTWARPRPSRLRGMP, encoded by the exons ATGAACGAGGGTGAACCGGCGGCGAGGACCCGCAGGGGGGACCCCTCCAGTCCCTCGCCGTCCGCCTTCCCCTCGGGCCGCACGCCCCCCTTCCTATTCCGCTTCACGTGGGGTGTGGGGCAGGACGGAGGGGAGGAAGAGCGAGAAATGCCCACCTTCTCCGGCCGACTCCGCAGCCGCCCGGGCCCCCTCCTCCCGCCGCGGCGGCCGCTCCGCAGCGAGGCAGCGCCGAGCCACAGGCGCCCTCCCCTCGCCACCCCCAGGCCGCAGCCGCCAGCGAGCCCCGCGCTCAGCGCCGCTCCAACCTCCCCTCCCGGCCCCGCCCGGCCCTCCCCCCGCGCCCCGCAGACCCTTTCAAACCCCCTGGGCTCGCGGCGGCTGCTCGCTGAGGAAACGCTGGCCGCGGCTGGGGCCGGGCCGGCGCGGCTGCGagcggggcggcggcggcggggcgcCCGGTACGGTGAGCCCAGCAACCAGGCGCGGGCGGGCGCGCAGAGACGCCGGGTCCTCGCGGAGCACGGCCggggcgcggcggcggcggcagcgggaGCCCAGGGACCGCTCCATCACTGGCAGCCATGGAGCCCGAGCATTTTCCTCCCTCGGGGCAGGCGCCTCCGCTCGGCACGCGTCCTCGGGGAGGAAGGGGCCGGCGCCCGAGGCTCCCCGGAGGGCGGCGGGACGTGCGCTGGGGCGGAGGGTGCGACCCTCTCGTGTCCTCTTCCTCCGCAGCCGGCTCGTCCTCGCCCCGCTGCTCCCACGGCCGGGCGGGAGGGGGCcgcgggcggcggcggctccTTTCTCGGCGGCGTTGGTGGCCAGACGGGCTGGTGCAGCGACTGCAGCCGACGCCGTTCAAAGGAACGAGAG CCACAGCATCACGAGTTTCAGTTCCCAGGAGCCCGCTGCTGCCACGACATGAGTCAGGCTTTCTTCCCCGGCGCGCGGCGGAAACCTCCGCCCCCTTGCCGCACCTGGGCTCGCCCCCGGCCCTCGCGTCTTCGGGGGATGCCCTAG
- the TSC22D1 gene encoding TSC22 domain family protein 1 isoform X2: MHQPPESAAAAAADLSARKMAHPAMFARRGSGGGSASALGAAGTGVASNATSSEDFPPPSLLQPPPPAAASSASGPQPPPPQSLNLLSQAQLQAQPLAPGGTQMKKKSGFQITSVTPAQISASISSNNSIAEDTESYDDLDESHTEDLSSSEILDVSLSRATDLGEPERSSSEETLNNFQEAETPGAVSPNQPHLPQPHLPHLPQQSAVINGNAHPHHLHHHHHIHHGHHLQHGHHPSHAAVATASIPGGPPSSPVSRKLPTTGSSDSITPVAPTSAVSSSGSPASMVTNMRTPSTTGGIGISSVTGTNTVNNVNITAVGSFSPNVTSSMPGNANVSASNIPSAASVSAGPGVPSGVNVNILSGMGNGTVSSSAAANSVPNAAAGMTGGLVSSQQQQPTVNTSRFRVVKLDSSSEPFKKGRWTCTEFYEKESAAPAAEGVINKGVETVKQSPMEAASERESTSGSSVSSSVSTLSHYTESVGSGEMGAPTVVVQQQPALQGVTLQQMDFGSTGPQSISQSQISQLQSQELSYQQKQGLQPVPLQATMSAATGVQPSPVNVVAVTSALGQQPSISSLAQPQLPYSQAAPPVQTPLPGAPPPQQLQYGQQQPMLSTQMAPGHVKSVTQNPASEYVQQQPVLQTAVSSTQPSSAGVGVGTTVIPVVQPQSIQLPVQPTAVPAQPAGASVQPVGQAQTAGSAVPTGSQIANIGQQANIPTAVQQPSTQVPPSVIQQGAPPSSQVATPAQAGIIHQGVQTSAPSLPQQLVIAPQSHVLTLPPQPQGVEPVGQGVLSQQLSAVSPLPSASNISVTSQVSSTGPSGMPSAPTNLVPPQNIAQTPATQNGNLVQSVSQPPLIATNINVPLAQQIPLSSTQFSAQSLAQAIGSQIEDARRPAEPSLVGLPQTVSGDSGGMSAVSDGSSSSLAASASLFPLKVLPLATPLVDGEDESASLLPEVKGVILEPQIQPRPRRAFDVRGPLSPLNPWRQNIQLLERVGKDNKQLLWCKCGSY, translated from the coding sequence ATGCACCAGCCGCCCGAGTCCGCCGCCGCGGCCGCCGCAGACCTCAGCGCCAGGAAGATGGCGCACCCGGCGATGTTCGCTCGAAGGGGCAGCGGTGGCGGCAGCGCCTCTGCGCTCGGTGCAGCAGGTACCGGCGTCGCCAGCAACGCCACCTCTTCCGAGGATTTTCCGCCGCCGTCGCTGCTCCAGCCGCCGCCCCCCGCCGCAGCATCTTCTGCGTCGGGACCACAGCCCCCGCCTCCACAAAGCCTGAACCTTCTTTCGCAGGCCCAGCTGCAGGCACAGCCTCTTGCGCCAGGCGGGactcaaatgaaaaagaaaagtggcTTCCAGATAACCAGCGTGACTCCGGCTCAGATCTCCGCTAGCATCAGCTCCAACAACAGTATCGCAGAGGACACGGAGAGCTATGACGACCTGGATGAGTCTCACACGGAAGACCTCTCTTCTTCGGAGATCCTCGACGTGTCACTCTCCAGGGCTACTGACTTAGGGGAGCCCGAACGCAGCTCCTCGGAAGAGACCCTAAATAACTTCCAGGAAGCCGAGACCCCTGGGGCGGTCTCTCCCAACCAgccccaccttcctcagcctcattTGCCTCACCTTCCACAACAGAGTGCTGTGATCAATGGGAATGCTCATCcacaccacctccatcaccaccatcacattCATCATGGGCACCACCTCCAGCATGGGCACCATCCATCTCATGCTGCTGTGGCCACTGCATCCATTCCTGGTGGGCCACCCTCAAGCCCAGTATCTAGAAAACTTCCTACAACTGGAAGCTCTGACAGTATCACACCAGTTGCACCAACTTCTGCTGTATCATCCAGTGGTTCACCTGCATCTATGGTGACTAATATGCGTACTCCAAGTACTACCGGCGGAATAGGTATAAGTTCTGTCACTGGCACTAATACAGTGAATAATGTTAACATTACTGCTGTGGGTAGTTTTAGTCCTAATGTGACAAGCAGCATGCCTGGTAATGCTAATGTAAGTGCAAGCAATATTCCTAGTGCTGCTAGTGTGAGTGCTGGGCCTGGTGTTCCCAGTGGTGTTAATGTGAATATCTTGAGTGGCATGGGCAATGGTACTGTGTCTTCCTCCGCTGCTGCTAACAGTGTCCCTAATGCAGCCGCAGGGATGACTGGGGGATTGGTTTCAAGTCAGCAGCAACAACCAACAGTTAATACTTCGAGGTTCAGAGTTGTGAAGTTAGATTCTAGTTCTGAGCCCTTTAAAAAAGGTAGATGGACTTGCACTGAGTTCTATGAAAAAGAGAGTGCCGCACCTGCTGCAGAAGGTGTGATAAATAAAGGGGTGGAGACTGTAAAGCAAAGTCCGATGGAAGCGGCTTCTGAGAGGGAGAGCACCAGTGGGAGTTCCGTGAGCAGTAGTGTCAGCACACTGAGTCACTATACAGAGAGTGTGGGAAGCGGAGAGATGGGAGCCCCCACTGTGGTGGTGCAGCAGCAGCCAGCTCTCCAGGGTGTGACCCTCCAGCAGATGGATTTTGGTAGCACTGGTCCACAGAGTATTTCTCAGTCACAGATCTCACAATTACAGTCTCAAGAACTGAGCTATCAGCAAAAGCAAGGTCTTCAGCCAGTACCTCTGCAAGCCACTATGAGTGCTGCAACTGGTGTCCAGCCCTCGCCTGTAAATGTGGTTGCTGTAACTTCAGCTTTAGGTCAGCAGCCTTCCATTTCCAGTTTGGCTCAACCCCAACTACCGTATTCTCAGGCGGCTCCTCCAGTGCAAACTCCCCTTCCAGGGGCACCACCTCCACAGCAGTTACAGTATGGACAACAGCAGCCAATGCTTTCTACACAGATGGCCCCAGGCCATGTCAAATCAGTGACTCAAAATCCTGCTTCAGAGTATGTACAACAGCAGCCAGTTCTTCAAACAGCAGTGTCCTCCACACAGCCCAGTTCTGCAGGAGTGGGAGTAGGAACAACGGTGATTCCTGTGGTTCAGCCACAGAGTATCCAGTTGCCAGTACAGCCCACAGCAGTCCCAGCACAACCTGCAGGGGCATCTGTCcagcctgttggccaggctcagaCAGCAGGGTCTGCTGTACCTACTGGCAGTCAGATTGCAAATATCGGTCAGCAAGCAAACATACCTACTGCAGTGCAGCAGCCCTCTACCCAAGTTCCACCTTCAGTTATTCAGCAAGGTGCTCCTCCGTCTTCGCAAGTGGCTACACCTGCTCAAGCTGGGATTATTCATCAGGGAGTTCAAACTAGCGCTCCAAGCCTTCCTCAACAGTTGGTTATTGCACCCCAAAGTCACGTGTTaactctgcctccccagccacaaGGAGTAGAACCAGTAGGTCAAGGAGTTCTTTCGCAGCAGCTGTCTGCAGTTAGTCCTTTGCCCTCTGCTAGTAATATTTCTGTTACAAGTCAGGTTAGTTCAACTGGTCCTTCTGGAATGCCTTCTGCCCCAACAAACTTGGTTCCACCACAGAATATAGCACAAACCCCTGCCACCCAAAATGGTAATCTGGTTCAAAGTGTTAGTCAACCTCCCTTGATAGCCACTAATATAAATGTGCCTTTGGCACAGCAGATACCACTGAGTTCTACCCAGTTCTCTGCACAATCGTTAGCTCAGGCAATTGGAAGCCAGATTGAAGATGCCAGGCGCCCAGCGGAGCCGTCCTTAGTTGGCTTACCTCAGACCGTCAGTGGTGACAGTGGGGGAATGTCAGCAGTTTCAGATGGGAGTAGCAGCAGCCTAGCagcctctgcttctctcttcccGTTGAAGGTGCTACCGCTGGCGACACCTCTGGTGGATGGCGAGGATGAGAG
- the TSC22D1 gene encoding TSC22 domain family protein 1 isoform X1, whose translation MHQPPESAAAAAADLSARKMAHPAMFARRGSGGGSASALGAAGTGVASNATSSEDFPPPSLLQPPPPAAASSASGPQPPPPQSLNLLSQAQLQAQPLAPGGTQMKKKSGFQITSVTPAQISASISSNNSIAEDTESYDDLDESHTEDLSSSEILDVSLSRATDLGEPERSSSEETLNNFQEAETPGAVSPNQPHLPQPHLPHLPQQSAVINGNAHPHHLHHHHHIHHGHHLQHGHHPSHAAVATASIPGGPPSSPVSRKLPTTGSSDSITPVAPTSAVSSSGSPASMVTNMRTPSTTGGIGISSVTGTNTVNNVNITAVGSFSPNVTSSMPGNANVSASNIPSAASVSAGPGVPSGVNVNILSGMGNGTVSSSAAANSVPNAAAGMTGGLVSSQQQQPTVNTSRFRVVKLDSSSEPFKKGRWTCTEFYEKESAAPAAEGVINKGVETVKQSPMEAASERESTSGSSVSSSVSTLSHYTESVGSGEMGAPTVVVQQQPALQGVTLQQMDFGSTGPQSISQSQISQLQSQELSYQQKQGLQPVPLQATMSAATGVQPSPVNVVAVTSALGQQPSISSLAQPQLPYSQAAPPVQTPLPGAPPPQQLQYGQQQPMLSTQMAPGHVKSVTQNPASEYVQQQPVLQTAVSSTQPSSAGVGVGTTVIPVVQPQSIQLPVQPTAVPAQPAGASVQPVGQAQTAGSAVPTGSQIANIGQQANIPTAVQQPSTQVPPSVIQQGAPPSSQVATPAQAGIIHQGVQTSAPSLPQQLVIAPQSHVLTLPPQPQGVEPVGQGVLSQQLSAVSPLPSASNISVTSQVSSTGPSGMPSAPTNLVPPQNIAQTPATQNGNLVQSVSQPPLIATNINVPLAQQIPLSSTQFSAQSLAQAIGSQIEDARRPAEPSLVGLPQTVSGDSGGMSAVSDGSSSSLAASASLFPLKVLPLATPLVDGEDESSSGASVVAIDNKIEQAMDLVKSHLMYAVREEVEVLKEQIKELIEKNSQLEQENNLLKTLASPEQLAQFQAQLQTGSPPATTQPQGTTQPPAQPASQGSGPTA comes from the coding sequence ATGCACCAGCCGCCCGAGTCCGCCGCCGCGGCCGCCGCAGACCTCAGCGCCAGGAAGATGGCGCACCCGGCGATGTTCGCTCGAAGGGGCAGCGGTGGCGGCAGCGCCTCTGCGCTCGGTGCAGCAGGTACCGGCGTCGCCAGCAACGCCACCTCTTCCGAGGATTTTCCGCCGCCGTCGCTGCTCCAGCCGCCGCCCCCCGCCGCAGCATCTTCTGCGTCGGGACCACAGCCCCCGCCTCCACAAAGCCTGAACCTTCTTTCGCAGGCCCAGCTGCAGGCACAGCCTCTTGCGCCAGGCGGGactcaaatgaaaaagaaaagtggcTTCCAGATAACCAGCGTGACTCCGGCTCAGATCTCCGCTAGCATCAGCTCCAACAACAGTATCGCAGAGGACACGGAGAGCTATGACGACCTGGATGAGTCTCACACGGAAGACCTCTCTTCTTCGGAGATCCTCGACGTGTCACTCTCCAGGGCTACTGACTTAGGGGAGCCCGAACGCAGCTCCTCGGAAGAGACCCTAAATAACTTCCAGGAAGCCGAGACCCCTGGGGCGGTCTCTCCCAACCAgccccaccttcctcagcctcattTGCCTCACCTTCCACAACAGAGTGCTGTGATCAATGGGAATGCTCATCcacaccacctccatcaccaccatcacattCATCATGGGCACCACCTCCAGCATGGGCACCATCCATCTCATGCTGCTGTGGCCACTGCATCCATTCCTGGTGGGCCACCCTCAAGCCCAGTATCTAGAAAACTTCCTACAACTGGAAGCTCTGACAGTATCACACCAGTTGCACCAACTTCTGCTGTATCATCCAGTGGTTCACCTGCATCTATGGTGACTAATATGCGTACTCCAAGTACTACCGGCGGAATAGGTATAAGTTCTGTCACTGGCACTAATACAGTGAATAATGTTAACATTACTGCTGTGGGTAGTTTTAGTCCTAATGTGACAAGCAGCATGCCTGGTAATGCTAATGTAAGTGCAAGCAATATTCCTAGTGCTGCTAGTGTGAGTGCTGGGCCTGGTGTTCCCAGTGGTGTTAATGTGAATATCTTGAGTGGCATGGGCAATGGTACTGTGTCTTCCTCCGCTGCTGCTAACAGTGTCCCTAATGCAGCCGCAGGGATGACTGGGGGATTGGTTTCAAGTCAGCAGCAACAACCAACAGTTAATACTTCGAGGTTCAGAGTTGTGAAGTTAGATTCTAGTTCTGAGCCCTTTAAAAAAGGTAGATGGACTTGCACTGAGTTCTATGAAAAAGAGAGTGCCGCACCTGCTGCAGAAGGTGTGATAAATAAAGGGGTGGAGACTGTAAAGCAAAGTCCGATGGAAGCGGCTTCTGAGAGGGAGAGCACCAGTGGGAGTTCCGTGAGCAGTAGTGTCAGCACACTGAGTCACTATACAGAGAGTGTGGGAAGCGGAGAGATGGGAGCCCCCACTGTGGTGGTGCAGCAGCAGCCAGCTCTCCAGGGTGTGACCCTCCAGCAGATGGATTTTGGTAGCACTGGTCCACAGAGTATTTCTCAGTCACAGATCTCACAATTACAGTCTCAAGAACTGAGCTATCAGCAAAAGCAAGGTCTTCAGCCAGTACCTCTGCAAGCCACTATGAGTGCTGCAACTGGTGTCCAGCCCTCGCCTGTAAATGTGGTTGCTGTAACTTCAGCTTTAGGTCAGCAGCCTTCCATTTCCAGTTTGGCTCAACCCCAACTACCGTATTCTCAGGCGGCTCCTCCAGTGCAAACTCCCCTTCCAGGGGCACCACCTCCACAGCAGTTACAGTATGGACAACAGCAGCCAATGCTTTCTACACAGATGGCCCCAGGCCATGTCAAATCAGTGACTCAAAATCCTGCTTCAGAGTATGTACAACAGCAGCCAGTTCTTCAAACAGCAGTGTCCTCCACACAGCCCAGTTCTGCAGGAGTGGGAGTAGGAACAACGGTGATTCCTGTGGTTCAGCCACAGAGTATCCAGTTGCCAGTACAGCCCACAGCAGTCCCAGCACAACCTGCAGGGGCATCTGTCcagcctgttggccaggctcagaCAGCAGGGTCTGCTGTACCTACTGGCAGTCAGATTGCAAATATCGGTCAGCAAGCAAACATACCTACTGCAGTGCAGCAGCCCTCTACCCAAGTTCCACCTTCAGTTATTCAGCAAGGTGCTCCTCCGTCTTCGCAAGTGGCTACACCTGCTCAAGCTGGGATTATTCATCAGGGAGTTCAAACTAGCGCTCCAAGCCTTCCTCAACAGTTGGTTATTGCACCCCAAAGTCACGTGTTaactctgcctccccagccacaaGGAGTAGAACCAGTAGGTCAAGGAGTTCTTTCGCAGCAGCTGTCTGCAGTTAGTCCTTTGCCCTCTGCTAGTAATATTTCTGTTACAAGTCAGGTTAGTTCAACTGGTCCTTCTGGAATGCCTTCTGCCCCAACAAACTTGGTTCCACCACAGAATATAGCACAAACCCCTGCCACCCAAAATGGTAATCTGGTTCAAAGTGTTAGTCAACCTCCCTTGATAGCCACTAATATAAATGTGCCTTTGGCACAGCAGATACCACTGAGTTCTACCCAGTTCTCTGCACAATCGTTAGCTCAGGCAATTGGAAGCCAGATTGAAGATGCCAGGCGCCCAGCGGAGCCGTCCTTAGTTGGCTTACCTCAGACCGTCAGTGGTGACAGTGGGGGAATGTCAGCAGTTTCAGATGGGAGTAGCAGCAGCCTAGCagcctctgcttctctcttcccGTTGAAGGTGCTACCGCTGGCGACACCTCTGGTGGATGGCGAGGATGAGAG